The nucleotide sequence TGGACGCGGAGCACGCGCTGGACGTGGACTACGCCAGGAAGCTCGGCGTGGACGTGGACAACCTGCTCATCTCCCAGCCGGATACGGGCGAGCAGGCGCTGGAGATCACCGACATCCTGGTGCGCTCGGGCGCGGTGGACGTGATCGTGGTGGACTCGGTGGCGGCGCTGGTGCCCAAGGCGGAGATCGAGGGCGAGATGGGCGACACCCACGTCGGTCTCCAGGCCCGGCTGATGAGCCAGGCGCTGCGCAAGCTGGCGGGCGGGATCAATCGCTCCCGGACCTCCGTGATCTTCATCAACCAGCTGCGGGAGAAGGTCGGCATCCTGTTCGGCAACCCGGAGACGACGAGCGGGGGGCGGGCGCTCAAGTTCTACGCCTCGGTGCGGCTCGACATGCGCCGGATCGGGCCGGTCAAGGAGCGCGACACGGTGATCGGCAACCACACCCGGGTGAAGGTGGTGAAGAACAAGGTCGCGCCGCCGTTCCGGCAGGCGGAGTTCGACATCATGTTCGACGAGGGGATCAGCCACGCCGCCCTGCTGGTGGACCTGGCGGCGGAGATGGGCGTGATCGTGAAGTCGGGCGCGTGGTATGCCTATGCCGACCAGCGCATCGGCCAGGGCCGGGAGAACACCAAGCTGTTCCTCAAGGACAACCCGACGCTGATGGCGGAGATCGAGGCGAAGGTGAAGGACGGGCTGGGGATGAAGGCCGTGGCTCCGGTCGAGGAGGAGGGAGTCGCGGAGGAGTAGGTGCCCGCCGTCACGGCGCTGGAGAGCGACCCGAGGGGCAGCGGGGGCGTCGTCGTCTTCCTGGACGGCGCCTCGTACGCGCTGGTGGGGCCCGCGGACGTGCGGGGGCTCGGCCTCGCGGTGGACGCGGTGCTGTCCCCGGCCCAGGTGCAGGGCGTGGAGCAGCGCGCCGAGGTGTTCGCGGCGCGGGCGGCCGCGCTGCGCATTCTCGCCTTCCGCGCGCTGCCTTCGACCGAGATCCAGCGGCGCCTGGTGCGCAAGGGCTACGCGGGCGCCGCCGCCGGCGAGGCGGTGGCGTCGCTGGTGGCGTCGGGCCTGATCAACGACGGGGAGTTCGCGCGCCACTTCGCCCGCACCCGGGCGCGGCGGTTCCGCTACGGGCCCGCGCGCCTGGCCAGGGACCTCCGCCGGCTCGGCATCGGGCGCGAAGAAGCGGAGCGTGCGGTCCGCGACGCGCTCGAGGACGAGGGCGTGGAGGCGGTCGAGCTGCTGCGGGAGGCGGCGGCCCGCAAGGCGGCGACGCTGGAGGACCTCGACCTCGCCACGCGCCGCCGGCGGCTGAAGACGTACCTGCTGCGCCGCGGCTTCGCGGCGGCCGACGTGATCGAGGTGGTGAAGGCGGCGCTCGCGGCCTCGTGAGGTGGTGAAGGCGCCGCGCGGCGGGTAACTTTCCCCGGCTCATGAACGCCGCGACCATCCGCCGCCGGTTCCTCGACTACTTCGTGCAGCGGGACCACCGGGAGGTGGCCTCGTCGTCCCTGGTGCCCGCCGACGATCCCACCCTGTTGTTCACCAACGCCGGGATGGTGCAGTTCAAGCGGGTGTTCCTCGGCCTGGAGCGCCGCGACTACCGGCGCGCGACCACGTCGCAGAAGTGCGTCCGTGCCGGCGGCAAGCACAACGACCTCGAGCAGGTGGGCCACACCGACCGGCACCACACCTTCTTCGAGATGCTGGGCAACTTCTCCTTCGGCGACTACTTCAAGCAGGACGCCATCGCGTTCGCCTGGGAGTTCGTCACCAGCCCCGAGTGGCTGGGCATCCACCCCGACCGCATCCGCATCAGCGTCCACCACAAGGACGAGGACGCGCGCCGGCTGTGGCGCGAGGTCGCCGGCATCGCGGACGCCCGGATCTACGGCCTGGGGGACAAGGACAACTTCTGGCAGATGGCGGAGACGGGGCCGTGCGGCCCGTGCTCCGAGATCTACGTGGACCTGGGGGAGGGCGGTGGGGCCTCTCGAGCCGCGCCCCCGCCGTCCCAGCACGTCTCCAACCACGTCCACTCGCTCGACCAGTTCGTCGAGCTGGCCGAGGCCGGCCGGTTCCTCGAGATCTGGAACCTGGTCTTCATGCAGTTCGACCGGCAGGCCACGGGCGAGCTGGTGCCGCTGCCCGCGCCGTCGGTGGACACCGGCGCCGGCCTCGAGCGCATCGCGGCCGTGCTCCAGGGCGTCCGCTCCAACTTCGACACCGACCTCTTCACGCCGCTCATCGCGCGCGCCGTGGACGTCGTGGGCCGGCCGTACGACCGGGGCCCCGCCGGCGCGCCGTTCCGGGTGCTGGCCGACCACGCGCGCGCCGTCGCGTTCCTGCTCGCCGACGGGGTCTACCCGTCGAACGAGGGCCGCGGCTACGTGCTGCGCCGCATCCTCCGGCGCGCGGTGCGCCACGCCTACCTCCTGGGCCGCCGCGAGCCGACGCTGGTGGCGCTGGTGGACGAGGTGGTCAAGGTGATGGGCGGGCACTACCCGGAGCTGGTGAAGGGCGCCGCGCACCTGGCGGGCGTCACCCGGGCCGAGGAGGAGCGCTTCTTCGAGACCATCGAGGGCGGCCTCGAGCGCCTCGCGGCGCTCAGGTCGGTCACCGCCGAGGAGGCGTTCAAGCTGTACGACACCTACGGCTTCCCGATCGACCTCACCGAGATCGTCGCGGCCGAGCGCGGGCTCACGGTGGACGTGGCGGGCTTCGACGCGCTGCTCGACCAGCAGCGCGACCGGTCGAGGAAGGCGCGCGGCGCATCCGGCCGTGGCACTTCGAGCGCCCTCCCGGACGCGAAGCGGGGGGTTCCCCGCGCGGAGGGGACGGGCGGCGGCGGGGAGCGCGCCAGGGAGGACCGCGAGCGGACGGGAGGGCGCGAGAAGGGCGCCGCACCCGGCCGCGCTGAGTCCGACGCCGGCGCATGGACGCCCGTCGGCAAGCGAGCCCGCCAGAAGTGGGTCGGCTACGACACCACGCGTGCCGAGACCGACATCCTCGCCTGGCGGCAGACCGGGGACGGCGTCGGCCTCATCCTGCACGAGAATCCCTTCTACGCCGTGAGCGGCGGCCAGGTCAGCGACGCGGGCGAGGTGCGCGGCAAGGGCTGGGTGCTGCCGGTCGCCGAGGTGCGCAAGGTCGAGGGCGGCACCGCGGTGTTCGGGCCGTTCCAGGGCCCGTTCGCGCCGACCCGGGTCGAG is from Gemmatimonadales bacterium and encodes:
- the recA gene encoding recombinase RecA, whose protein sequence is MAPEAQQDDRRKALNLAIAQIEKTCGKGSIMRMGSDRARVKVDAIPTGAINLDAAIGVGGIPRGRVTEIFGPESSGKTTLALHVAGNAQRAGGVAAYVDAEHALDVDYARKLGVDVDNLLISQPDTGEQALEITDILVRSGAVDVIVVDSVAALVPKAEIEGEMGDTHVGLQARLMSQALRKLAGGINRSRTSVIFINQLREKVGILFGNPETTSGGRALKFYASVRLDMRRIGPVKERDTVIGNHTRVKVVKNKVAPPFRQAEFDIMFDEGISHAALLVDLAAEMGVIVKSGAWYAYADQRIGQGRENTKLFLKDNPTLMAEIEAKVKDGLGMKAVAPVEEEGVAEE
- a CDS encoding regulatory protein RecX, which gives rise to MPAVTALESDPRGSGGVVVFLDGASYALVGPADVRGLGLAVDAVLSPAQVQGVEQRAEVFAARAAALRILAFRALPSTEIQRRLVRKGYAGAAAGEAVASLVASGLINDGEFARHFARTRARRFRYGPARLARDLRRLGIGREEAERAVRDALEDEGVEAVELLREAAARKAATLEDLDLATRRRRLKTYLLRRGFAAADVIEVVKAALAAS
- the alaS gene encoding alanine--tRNA ligase encodes the protein MNAATIRRRFLDYFVQRDHREVASSSLVPADDPTLLFTNAGMVQFKRVFLGLERRDYRRATTSQKCVRAGGKHNDLEQVGHTDRHHTFFEMLGNFSFGDYFKQDAIAFAWEFVTSPEWLGIHPDRIRISVHHKDEDARRLWREVAGIADARIYGLGDKDNFWQMAETGPCGPCSEIYVDLGEGGGASRAAPPPSQHVSNHVHSLDQFVELAEAGRFLEIWNLVFMQFDRQATGELVPLPAPSVDTGAGLERIAAVLQGVRSNFDTDLFTPLIARAVDVVGRPYDRGPAGAPFRVLADHARAVAFLLADGVYPSNEGRGYVLRRILRRAVRHAYLLGRREPTLVALVDEVVKVMGGHYPELVKGAAHLAGVTRAEEERFFETIEGGLERLAALRSVTAEEAFKLYDTYGFPIDLTEIVAAERGLTVDVAGFDALLDQQRDRSRKARGASGRGTSSALPDAKRGVPRAEGTGGGGERAREDRERTGGREKGAAPGRAESDAGAWTPVGKRARQKWVGYDTTRAETDILAWRQTGDGVGLILHENPFYAVSGGQVSDAGEVRGKGWVLPVAEVRKVEGGTAVFGPFQGPFAPTRVEALVDEELRRDTERNHTATHLLHAALRKVLGDHVHQAGSVVSPEHLRFDFTHHQPIPPALLAEIEAEMNRHVWENLDVVKQEMPYAEAIALGAMALFGEKYGAVVRTVRVPGVSLELCGGCHVRTTGQIGLVRLVGETGVGAGVRRVEALTGPGAFEWLAGRVRLLDGVAEVVGSTPEHLARRVEALVDERRKLEKRVEELIKSGGADAAKARIVEVNGSRIAVASSDTADRNEIGAMVDAFRSQTASGVLVIVATGERPGIHVGVTDDLVARGVVAPDLANRLAAVSGGKGGGRPHFASAGAGDASKLGDVERRAPELVREVLEAHR